The DNA segment aatatataatatatcatataatacatCATTTagctttttttaaattatataatccttAATTATAAAGTGCATATGTATTTTaggtttaaatatattatataatatagtagtataagtatattatataatatacattttaactgtttattaattatgtattatttaactgtaagatataaatataattatgaattaatatatatatatagtataatattatatttataattaagaattataaggtaatttaatgatttataactaaaattattaagaaaagatagagaaataaaatagaatattatgttatatttagttcatatatatatatatatatatatatattaaaagtatataatatatctaaaaaatatagaaaaacatATGTATAAATTTGGTTCTCGGTTCAATACGATTTGGTTTGGTTCTAGTTTGGTTATTAGAGAAAAACTAGAATCGaactaaagtatcaaaataacTTCAATTCGATACAGTTCCTATTAGTTTTGTATGGTTCTTTGTTTCGGTCCGGTATGGTTCTTCGTTTCGGTTCGGAATCCCTGAGAATCGTGCATAGCTCTAAGTCACCACATTTCTTATTAAGACTGTTCGATAGTATAGTATTTATAATGTTTAAAGGTTGAGGGAACAATTTATAAAAAGTTActcctatttttaaaaattgaaaaaaacatTTTGATCAGATCAATAAGATGATATAACTATCTAAtcgaatatttatttttattaaataattatactttaaatcactatataaactGCTAACCACTAACTAATAACAGATAATAGCTAATAACGGCTAGAATagctaatagttattaaaatggcTAATATTATCAAATAGAGCCTAAGTTAAACTTAATCAACGACTCTATGATTTATAgaatttattatttgatattattcTTATTTTCAGGTGATCTAGGGCAAACAGAATGGACTAAATCAACACTAGAACACGTAGGCAGTCGAGATTACGACGTATTTTTGCTACCAGGGGATTTATCTTACGCAGATAGCCAGCAACCTCTCTGGGACTCATTCGGCCGCCTGGTTGAGCCATATGCCAGCCAACGGCCATGGATGGTGACAGAAGGGAACCACGAGATTGAGATATTTCCGATCATATACCAAGAAGGGTTCAAGGCATACAATGCACGGTGGCTAATGCCATATGAGGAGAGCGGCTCCACCTCCAACTTGTATTACTCTTTCGAAGTTGCTGGTGCTCATGTGATAATGCTAGGGTCTTATACAGATTTTGAGTCTGATTCAGATCAGTACAAGTGGCTCGTGGGTGATTTAGGTAGAATTGATAGAAAGAAGACTCCATGGGTGATTGTGTTGTTGCATGCTCCTTGGTATAATACTAATACTGCTCATCAAGGAGAAGGAGAAAGCATGAGGAAAGCTATGGAAGATCTTTTGTATGAAGCTAGAGTTGATGTGGTGTTTGCTGGCCATGTTCATGCTTATGAAAGATTCgtgagtttttttttcttttttttttgggttttgaTGATCACGACCATCCGAATGTTttcgtttttatttatttatttattttattttctgtgTGTGATTTTCAGACTAGAATTTATAACAACAAAGCTGATCCATGTGGCCCGGTGTACATAACCATAGGTGATGGAGGGAATCGCGAGGGTCTTGCATTAACGTAAgtttttaattctattatttataTATACTAGTCTTAGATATTAATCAATAATAGGAAAATTTACTTTTTGGTACTTGATTTTTAATCGATATTATAATTTGATTTctatattttagaaattaaataatttaatttctaaactTCCTTTAAAATTAAATATCACTCCATTTAATATTACCGTTAGTTTAAGTGAaaagataaatatattatttatttaattataaaaatttactatttagCTTTTGGGGTTTGATTGGTATTACGATTTatacttatatttttaaaattgaataattttatCCATCACTTATATAccctttcaattaaaattaattgttatcaaataaattaattctttacattttataaaaaaaaaattaagaaaaaattttaataagaacaaaattaataagaaaaaaagttCTAATAATTTTAGTAATTATCAAATAAATAGATTAAATCGTTCAATTTCCATAATATAGAAATCAAATTGTAATATCATTTAAAACCTATAgattaaatactaaattttctttaattgaATAAAGGGTATAATTATCTTTTTACTTAAATTAATAGCAATTTTAGATGAAAGAATttctgattttgatgaaaatataagtaagagactaaattatttaatttgaaaaataCATAAATCTAATTATAATATAAGTCAAATTCAGATACTAAACCTTTAATAATATCTATATAAATTTAAGGACTGTAATTACTAATTTTCATAACTACTACTATAAATAGAAAGTGGTTAGGATGTGACTCTGTCTCTTGTAAAGGGCAAGGTCATTGTATAGGTGGGCTTGGCCTGTTGACTGTGGTGTTAGTTGCACATATGTTCTGTGATATGATGATAATGACGATGATGATGATATTGTATTTGGTGTGAAATGCAGGTTTAAGAATCCTCCATCTTCTCTGTCGTTATATCGGGAGCCAAGCTTCGGGCATGGAAGATTGAGGATATTGGATGAAAAGCGTGCACACTGGTCATGGCAGCGCAACAATGATTCTGACTCGGTTGAAGCCGATGAGGTCTGGTTGGATAGTTTAGGCACTTCTAATGCATGCCGGGGAATTGTAGAGGGACAAGAACCATCCTCGTCTGCCAATGATGAACTCTAATTAAGctgattttattaaattataacttTTCTGGTTCTAATAATTCTGTAATCTTAATGCTAAACGCTGTATGTTGAAGAGAATAATGGTCCAGTACAATTTCGTGGTGttcgtgatatatatatatatatatatatatatatatatatatatatatatatatatatatatatatatatatatatatatgaaattattcataaaattttaaaaataattttaaaaacatttcttaTATTTAGAGTCTATAAATTTTACTAATGATATTTCAAAAATTGTCATGACatgatatttttttttcctattttatttctattttattactgtattaatttatttttaaaaaaatctacTAATAACTTATTTATTCATCatcacttaaaataaaattataattaattaaaaattttatcatataACAGAATCTTATAATGTgctaatgaaaataaaaaaaaatgcataataattttatttaaaaatataaaatatttaggatttataaattttaaaatatttaaattttcattttaatttatcttctttattttattagtatatagaattttaaaaatttggtaatatttaatatttcattttagtttatcttctttgacaaattttacaaaatttaaattatttaaaatttttattttaatttatcttctttattttattaatgtataaaattttaatttatcttttttattttattaatgtataaaaattttaaaatataaaatatttagaatttaaataaaatgatTAGATAGTTGGTCTATACATCTAATCAtttagaaatatttttttaaatattaattatataaaatatttaaatttaaaatattagataaagcataactaaatttaaaattctattttaacttatctttattttaatatatataaaatctttTTATGAGAGTAGttaaataaaaagataatttaaaatatttctattacttataattacataaaatatttaaatttaaaatattagataaaGTATATCTAAATTTgaaattctattttaatttatttttttatttaagtaatctcataaaaaattatatgtgacatttattttatcatttttttgcAATCATCAGTTTATATTTAGATTTTTACACAGAGGGGGAAATAAGTTCCTATTATAGCTTCAATTAATGATTAATCACAGTGAACTCTTTAAAATATAAACAATTTTTCAATTGATTTTTCTACATAGAAAGATTATGGTGAGATATATATTCCAAATTATAATGGGACATTGTtggtttcacttttttttttttttcttgttaatagTGTTCTTATTTTGTCCAATTTGTTCAACCATCAAgttgatataattaaaaaattaataattttatttaatagataATGTCTAATTgagtttaaaatttcattttaaacttatatttttttattatatatatatatatatatatatatatatatatatatatatatatatatatatatatatatatatatatatatatatatatttgacagCTGAGGATCCaaaatcaaaatttgacaagtgTTTCCACTATTAATTATCTCttaacataatttaaaaaaattatttgaaaatataaaatattttaaattttaaaatttaaaatatttagaatttcattttaaaagtacaattattttaaatttatatatttttttattataaacacATATATCTAAAAGCTAAAGatccaaaattaaaatttcacaagTGTCTCCACTATTAATTAACccttaacataattataaaaaataaattttatttgaaaatataaaatattttaaatttaaaaatataaaacatttaaaacttcattttaaaactaattttagTAGATAATAGCTGATTGAGTTTAAAGTATCATTTTAacttatcaattttaattataaatttaattattaatattatataatgtttaacttaataattattagtgttatattaaaaaaatgtatTTACCTACCTAATAAAAGTATAATTATCCATGAAAATATCTATTTCTATTCAGGTCATTTATTATTCAGTGGTGAGCTAATAATTACAATATTaaatattaacaaaattttaatataattttaaaaatataaaataaatattaaattatattattaaaataaaataaaaaatacaccAATAATACAATGCGTGAGTAAATGACTAGTTATATGTTAACACTAAGATTTCATGTATTTTTTGTATGTGGaatgataaattattaaaaattaattatatagatCAATtcagttattaaaaaaaaaaaatgtttgggTATTTTACTTTTCCACATTTAGAAAAGCCACTTTCATTTGTGTGTCAACTTTAATTTCCCTGGCATTCTACGTAGAATTGCTTACATCAAATTGCGTCGTTTAAGGCCTAATGCATTTTTAGTTTCCAAATCctctttctttttaaattttatttaatttgacacaatttttttaataaactcaATTTATAATTAAGTGCATAATATTTAAGTAAAAATGCTGTCTTCTCTGTGTAATTATTGCCGCCTCAAACCCATCTCTGCCATTACTACTCTTTATGTTACCAAAGCTCGATAAATTGCATCAATCATCcttttaattttgtttaaaaaaTTTATTGACTATTGATaatactttttaaattaaaaagaataaaattatttttttacacacattttttatatttttataattaaaataattaataattattataaataaaattaatttattttaagtaaagttattaataaaattattaattatatatttattattaattaaaatttaatttttaataggctgaaaacaataataataaattttaatataatagtttgttaatatatgatattttgttaatattttaatttttatataaaaattaaaaagataaacaataaataataatatacaattttatcttgattaaataataattttaaaaaatataaccgAAAATtgctattataaattttaaaaaaattaaaattaataaattttattttaataaattaaaattaaataaccaAAATAAAATAACTATGAAGCTCGATGTATATTACCCAACAAGCTCAGACTCTTACCTCTTAACTGAAGCACTGTTACTTTTTAGATTATTTTCCTTAGCTCTAGTAGGTCAGCCATATAAAAATTCCCAACTGACAATTGGGCTTCAAATATGTAGTGTAAATTTCTTCAACTCTATTTTCAATCTTTAAAGTCTCAAGTCTATAATTTTTTTCAGCcacaattaatatttaaatttaaaatttcattgtcAATAATTCCATTTTTAGGCATGGGGCATGAATCATGATCACGATCAACACATTGACAAATCTTGGAAAGTAAAATTTTTCCCGCAAGAAAAACTCAGAAAGCTCCGTAAAAGCTCCAAAGATGGCATATCCTTTGATTGGCTGTAATTCACACTCATAATTCAAAACCACAAACCACAACTTGGGCACACCAATAATCTACGCGCCTCTGAAAATCAACTccaaatctttttttttcttttttaatattttcacaaattatttttttgagaatataattttataataatattaagaagGAATATAGAGAAAAGATTTTCTAACTTCGTAGACATATGCCAGAACAGCTGCGTGATTCACGGTTGTGATGACGGTGGTGGTTTTTCATCTGATTCAAGGCCGATCATCCTTTTGTCGTTTTTTTCCCCGGTTCATAAGATCCACCGGTCCAGACTAAATCTTGTCGAGCTTCTCAGCTACGACGAGAGGATTGGTCCTCGCGATCTGCTCTCTTCCGACCTTCTTGAAATCGAAGGTGCAGCCGTGCTGCTCCGGGTACCTATGTGTCCCACAGAACGTAATCCCGCACCGGCATTTAAATCCGCTCAAGCCGACCCGCTTCCTGCACGTGAAGCACCGACTCGGCTGCTCAACCGCTGCCGGCACCTCCGTCGCAGGACTCCGTACCTCTGGTAAGGCGATCGCCGGGGAAGGCTGAGAATCGCCGACGGGGACAGAAGGCAACGAAGATGAAACGTAGAGTGAGGCTTTAACGGAAGCTTCTTGTTGTTGTTGTCGTTCCTTGAGACAATAGTCACTGTAACATTTGGAGCAGAGGTTCATCGTGGCGGAACTCCCGAAAAACCCACAGTTATTGGCGCAGAGACGGTGACCTTCCGGCGCTTTGCATCTGTGCTCCTCCGCCATATTACAAACTTTTGCAGATCTCAATTTCGATTGCTTTCAACCTGTGTAACCAGTTGAAAACGACAGAGATATGATAAGAAAACTGTTTTCCGAGTAACCAAACAGAGCAGAAATAGAAAATCGAGACACAGATACGTACCATAAGGTATTGAAGAAGCATAGAGAGAATTCTGAGACGGGCAATAGATAAGAAGAGAAAAGGACAAGGAGGGAGAATCTTAGCGAGGAAGAATTATCAGATAGAAAAGAGCCAGAGAAAGGAATATTAAATGAGaaagaaacaaaagaaattaGAAAAAACAAACAGAAACAATAAGAGAAAGGAGCGGCGAAAAGGGACAAACGATGATAATCATTATTAATTATTAGTTatagttaattaatataataattaagggTTCTTGATTTAATAATTAGAAGGAAAATGTCTGAAACTGAAAGAGAGGTTggaaaagaaaaagaccaaaatgGAATTGCAGCCTATCGGCCCCAGTTGTTGCCCTGTTAGCTCTGCAAATGAAATGAAACGCGACCTAAAGCGGtaactaattaataaataaatgaattttataattaataattaaatgcttttattaaaatttttataaaattaacgaaaatgtacataataaataaatgaaattaaatataaatatttaatataataattaaaaaatttatatgagattgattttataatatttatatttattaattaattaaaaaaaaaatgagagcgTGTGTCGGTGTGGTGTCTGCTGTTGGTGGTGTACGTGGTGGTTTTATTAAGTGGGTTTTGTTATGGTTCATTGTTTTTGCTTAGCTGTACTCGCAATTTCGGGTCAATTTTTATCTCTCTTCACCCAATAAAACAATGCCACAtccaatttaataaaaaaattttaaaaaataatggaATACTATATATTCTTTTCATTTATTGTTTGggagataaaaaaaataagaaaagaaggAGAATTATGTGAATATAAATTTTaggttttattttcattttcactttaaattgagagaaaaataaaaaaaaatatttgaaattataaatattttcttaaatttgtgtttattttttaaaaaattaaatataaaattataattttattattcataAAATAACTTTCCACCCAcacatatattatatatataatttttcacaCCCAACACTTCCTCTTAtcattattttctctttttattttttttttattattttttttaaacataGTGTAATTGTTAATTAAATAATACTATTATATTAATAATCTTAAAAATTTGCTGAATTAATAAGTGATTATTTTTGTTTtaccaattataatttaaattctaaatatgatcatacaattattatttttcttttttaatattttttatcataAATGTTATCGGGTAAACTTCTGTGCATCAAAATCAAGTATCCCACCCAACAATATTAAATATGCACTTCTCTGTATTACTTTTGTGCATTtatgataaataaattaaaaatattctcTATTAAAATGAAATCCTATATCATTATTAATTAACTTAGGTTTCATTTGTtttgtaaaaaaatattttttgaaaaatatttttttggtattttttaatgtttggacacttaaaaaattttcattgaaaaatattttattggtaTTTTTTAATGTTTGGACACTTAAAAAATTGtcattgaaaaatattttattggttggaggaaaaattaaattatttttaagaaaaaataatatttttttaattaaaagaaagacATTTTTAAGGATaataatatttttctaattaaagaaaattattttctaaattttgataattaaataaaataggtcAAATACACTATTTTACACCTAAACTTGATCAAAAAAGCCTCATGgcactttaaatttttaaaatatctcAAGACATACCTCAACTCTTATAAATATCGTATAACATATCTCAACTCTTGTAAAAGTATAATTAAAATATCTTTCGAATCCTAGTTAGAAAATTATCATGTCAGAGCAATTGAATTCGAAAGGTATCTTAATTATACTTTTACAAGAGTTGAGATATGTTATGAGAGGTTTATAGGAATTGATGTGTGTCATTTGACGTTTTAAAAGTTTAGAGTGTCATAAAAGTTTTTTTTGGTAAAGTTTAAGGATAAACTTCTCTATTCAACTATGAAaacatttaaaagaaaaattatgttTCATTAGAAAATAATTTGGCTAGCTAACAGCTTAAGAATTGTTGGTGTGCTAGATATTGAGTATATCAACTGCTCGCTTTTCTGTCTTCTCTCAAATGGTTATGGGAACTTGACTAGATTGAACGTAATTTCATTAAAATCTCATTTAAACTTAACAATTAATGTAActgaaaattatatttaatttatagaatttaagtacaagacttgaaaaataatttcaaatttaaaaaataaaaaagacatgtaaaattaaaaataaatagtctgCTAAAGTCTATTGTTGTTTGATTGATTGATTGAGTGGTTGGAGGTTTTCACGTTGCATAGTATCTGATATTTATAATTCTGCCTACAAATATTTGGAAGACTCCTGAAAGATTTTGAAATACACTCTGTCACGTTTTGCCATTACTTGCAGTTACCTGCCAACTTTTTGAAATTGCTTGAAACTATTACAAATTGCCGTATAGGTATTTGAAAAACTCTCAGAAAACTCTGAAATACATTCTATCATGTTGTGTGGTTACTTGTAGTCACCTGTCCATTCCTTAGAGCTGTTTGAAACCGCTATAAACTGCTGTCAACTTTCTTATCATTAATTCTTTTATTAATTatcttaaataataaattaattaaattaataaaataaaattaatttaattaattttacaaaaattaatttaattaatttttaagcttaaaaataattaataaataaaattattattttgttataaacattttcataaaaatatttttcatatataaattatttctcataaaatatataaattcttgtatttatttttttttcttttatttgaatCCGTTTGTCTTAGTATGAGCAGTCTAAGTCAAAAAATTAAACTCAATATAATGGTTAAAAGTGCATGATTatcttataatataaaaaattacattaaTAATCTAATATTTGGAAAATTGAAATTCCATTTGCAAATcatcttcatatatatatatatatatatatatatatatatcatcttAAAATACATGTGTTATAGTTACAAAAATCTAATTATTTACACAATGAAAAGGAAAGGATTtgcacaaatatatatatatatatatattgttgggaTTTTTTTTTCATGAGGCTTTGGTGAAACATTTCCAGAATGGTGAGATGGATAATGATTGATAAGATTGAATAAAATTTGTTGTCATTGTCACTTGCTTTACAAGATCCAAGTTGGGTTCTGGACAGCCAACTGGAAATGTGGAATGTatctgaaatttaattttatggttgagaaaaaaaaaaaaaaaaagacttgggGCATTCACTTTTCTTCTTTTTATGTACCCAATTGTGGGAttgtgtttctttttttttttaagttaaaattttcaaatattaaggaaaataattatattttgattcatgtaaaatagaattttataatatacaatataaataaatataaaaagtgCAAATGTagtatcttattattattattattattattattattattattattattattattatagttttCACCTTGGAATTTATATTAGGTTATTTCACAAATTAAGGCAGAAAAAGGGATTAAA comes from the Hevea brasiliensis isolate MT/VB/25A 57/8 chromosome 5, ASM3005281v1, whole genome shotgun sequence genome and includes:
- the LOC110653265 gene encoding purple acid phosphatase 22; protein product: MEKLLPFGLSLLLATSFFPQFPFLSHASSKNVYSRPSARRVIFTHHNGSKSEPQQVHISLAGRDHMRVTWITEDKHVDSRVEYGKQPGKYNAVATGEHTSYHYFFYSSGKIHHVKIGPLEAATTYYYRCGGYGPEFSFRTPPSAFPIEFAVVGDLGQTEWTKSTLEHVGSRDYDVFLLPGDLSYADSQQPLWDSFGRLVEPYASQRPWMVTEGNHEIEIFPIIYQEGFKAYNARWLMPYEESGSTSNLYYSFEVAGAHVIMLGSYTDFESDSDQYKWLVGDLGRIDRKKTPWVIVLLHAPWYNTNTAHQGEGESMRKAMEDLLYEARVDVVFAGHVHAYERFTRIYNNKADPCGPVYITIGDGGNREGLALTFKNPPSSLSLYREPSFGHGRLRILDEKRAHWSWQRNNDSDSVEADEVWLDSLGTSNACRGIVEGQEPSSSANDEL
- the LOC110649672 gene encoding zinc finger A20 and AN1 domain-containing stress-associated protein 4 gives rise to the protein MAEEHRCKAPEGHRLCANNCGFFGSSATMNLCSKCYSDYCLKERQQQQEASVKASLYVSSSLPSVPVGDSQPSPAIALPEVRSPATEVPAAVEQPSRCFTCRKRVGLSGFKCRCGITFCGTHRYPEQHGCTFDFKKVGREQIARTNPLVVAEKLDKI